Proteins encoded in a region of the Halorhabdus tiamatea SARL4B genome:
- a CDS encoding cupin domain-containing protein — protein sequence MDVTNVPSADREESDHPVQVTTALVSDGVSSEFDGNTVRSVEVTFRPGERTKFHTHAGVQVLYVTEGEGIVATRNGEREVSEGDLIVFEPDEEHWHGNTRNADSPFSHLAFMAEPDGSEVTALEEP from the coding sequence ATGGATGTGACAAACGTTCCGTCCGCTGATAGAGAAGAATCCGATCACCCGGTCCAAGTGACGACGGCGCTCGTTTCGGATGGTGTTTCGAGCGAGTTCGACGGGAATACCGTCCGCTCGGTGGAAGTTACGTTCCGACCGGGAGAACGAACCAAATTCCACACGCATGCTGGCGTACAGGTGTTGTACGTCACTGAAGGCGAAGGAATCGTCGCGACCCGCAACGGAGAACGTGAGGTCTCGGAGGGCGACCTGATCGTCTTCGAGCCTGATGAAGAGCACTGGCACGGGAACACACGGAATGCCGATTCGCCGTTCAGCCACCTCGCCTTCATGGCTGAACCGGATGGATCTGAAGTAACTGCCCTCGAAGAACCATAA
- a CDS encoding aldo/keto reductase, whose product MEYTTLGSTGMEVSRICLGGMSFGVSDLHDWTLDEEGSREIIERAIDLGINFFDTANAYSNGESEEIIGDVLGEYDRDEHVVATKCYFPTNLFSDADEPHPNASGLSRKTVEQELENSLDRLGMDTIDLYQIHRWDYETPIEQTLRTLDDAVRRGKVRYIGASSMWTHQFAEALYTSDHLDLEPFVTMQDHYNLVYREGEREMFPFCEKEDIGVIPWSPLAQGYLTRPHEEMTTTTRGEELTETHEEYRMGGGPAVNERVEELAAEKGVTMAQLSLAWLLHQDVVDAPIVGTTSVEHLEQAVEALDIDLTDSELEYLEEPYEPLPIAGAPVPGSEAN is encoded by the coding sequence ATGGAATACACGACTCTCGGTTCGACCGGAATGGAGGTCAGCCGCATCTGTCTCGGCGGGATGAGTTTCGGCGTGAGCGACTTGCACGACTGGACGCTCGACGAGGAGGGCTCGCGCGAGATCATCGAACGCGCGATTGACCTCGGTATCAACTTCTTCGACACGGCCAACGCGTACTCGAACGGGGAGTCCGAGGAGATCATCGGGGACGTTCTCGGAGAGTACGACCGCGACGAACACGTCGTCGCCACGAAATGCTACTTCCCCACGAACCTCTTCTCCGATGCAGACGAACCACACCCGAACGCGTCGGGACTCTCCCGGAAGACTGTCGAGCAAGAACTGGAGAATTCGCTAGACCGACTGGGGATGGATACCATCGACCTCTACCAGATCCACCGGTGGGACTACGAGACACCCATCGAGCAAACGCTGCGTACCCTTGATGACGCAGTTCGACGCGGGAAGGTTCGATACATCGGCGCGTCGTCGATGTGGACTCACCAGTTCGCCGAGGCACTGTACACCAGCGATCACCTAGATCTTGAACCGTTCGTGACGATGCAGGACCACTACAACCTCGTCTACCGCGAAGGCGAGCGGGAGATGTTCCCCTTCTGCGAGAAAGAAGACATCGGCGTCATCCCGTGGAGTCCGCTCGCACAAGGATACCTCACCCGCCCCCACGAAGAGATGACGACGACGACCCGCGGCGAAGAGCTCACCGAGACGCACGAGGAATACCGGATGGGCGGCGGACCGGCCGTCAACGAGCGTGTCGAGGAACTCGCTGCGGAGAAGGGGGTGACGATGGCACAGCTCTCGCTGGCGTGGTTACTCCACCAGGACGTCGTTGATGCGCCGATCGTCGGCACCACGAGCGTCGAACATCTCGAACAAGCCGTCGAAGCACTCGATATCGACCTGACGGATTCAGAGCTAGAGTACTTGGAAGAACCGTACGAGCCCCTGCCGATTGCTGGCGCTCCTGTCCCTGGGTCGGAAGCCAACTAG
- a CDS encoding DUF6166 domain-containing protein, translating to METNSTTDPRAVVQDTDERCQASTDRVEYVGMRVDGTPVVLNLTAHERLSPDRSLSLVRHSPVGFDWGYVGSGPAQLACALLLDYTDNETVAQQHYIQFRDAVVSQLVCDGPADCWHLTGEDIEAALAEFEEYRALTPDGGMPPSSLPANWSAVSRTDRTVFQRRDIDHYVVLAEGSEEWLIILCAQGDRAYPAPLGHRTLPVENDPVSAVQALVAESNDLVEPEEDN from the coding sequence ATGGAGACGAATTCGACTACCGACCCACGAGCAGTCGTACAGGATACGGATGAGCGATGTCAGGCGAGTACAGACCGCGTCGAGTACGTCGGGATGCGCGTCGACGGAACGCCAGTGGTCCTGAACCTCACCGCACACGAACGCCTCTCCCCTGATCGAAGTCTCAGTCTCGTGCGGCATAGCCCGGTGGGATTCGACTGGGGCTACGTTGGGAGCGGCCCGGCGCAGCTCGCCTGTGCGCTACTCCTCGATTACACCGACAACGAAACCGTCGCCCAGCAACACTACATCCAGTTCCGCGACGCAGTGGTCAGTCAGTTAGTGTGTGATGGCCCGGCCGACTGCTGGCATCTCACCGGGGAGGATATCGAGGCGGCACTCGCTGAATTCGAAGAGTACCGAGCACTCACGCCAGATGGTGGGATGCCGCCATCGTCACTGCCGGCGAATTGGAGTGCGGTGAGCCGGACAGATCGAACAGTCTTTCAACGCCGGGATATCGACCACTACGTCGTCCTCGCCGAAGGGAGCGAGGAGTGGCTGATCATACTTTGCGCGCAGGGCGACCGGGCGTATCCCGCCCCGCTTGGCCATCGAACACTTCCGGTTGAAAACGACCCTGTCTCTGCCGTTCAGGCACTCGTCGCTGAGAGTAACGACCTCGTCGAGCCAGAGGAGGACAACTGA
- a CDS encoding IclR family transcriptional regulator, with amino-acid sequence MYEVCGEKELKVILALDPGDSISGVARKIDENRETIRRVVNSLEEAGYVAYDDGLHLIDQTLRDAGLEFLTASADISPPSISEAYVLPQFAGMEYAYTGIDAVYVWTRGGYQVARDPEDYPLFIAVHESDLDAWTAFFDRFEIPTAEERLPAADLDGSIQVVLKPRPQIEAERVDGRPVIPLEETVAFANEHYAHFQSALDMLGHMYDSVDTDANYRQTDVEF; translated from the coding sequence ATGTACGAAGTGTGCGGTGAGAAGGAACTCAAGGTTATCCTCGCGCTTGATCCGGGCGATTCTATCTCAGGCGTCGCGCGGAAGATCGACGAGAACCGGGAGACGATCCGTCGCGTCGTGAATAGCCTCGAGGAGGCGGGATACGTCGCGTACGACGATGGGCTTCATCTCATCGATCAGACGCTCCGAGACGCCGGTCTCGAGTTCCTGACAGCGTCAGCGGACATCTCGCCACCGTCGATCTCAGAAGCCTATGTCCTCCCGCAGTTCGCGGGGATGGAGTATGCATACACTGGCATCGATGCGGTCTACGTCTGGACTCGCGGTGGCTACCAGGTCGCTCGCGACCCAGAGGACTATCCGCTGTTCATCGCCGTCCACGAGTCTGACCTCGATGCCTGGACGGCGTTCTTCGATCGGTTCGAAATCCCGACTGCGGAAGAACGCCTGCCTGCTGCCGACCTCGATGGTTCGATACAGGTGGTACTCAAGCCGCGGCCACAGATCGAGGCCGAGAGGGTCGACGGACGGCCTGTCATCCCACTCGAAGAAACTGTGGCGTTCGCAAACGAGCACTACGCGCACTTCCAGTCAGCGCTCGACATGCTCGGCCATATGTACGACAGCGTCGACACTGACGCGAACTACCGCCAAACTGACGTGGAGTTCTGA
- a CDS encoding helix-turn-helix domain-containing protein — translation MTITTEFSLSSPSLPLVSITERLPPDQIECVHGLCFEQDARMFIVKIDSEINVSEADLEALDEVQEATTIGYAGEQTVHNLTIDLADAISEVFSGGSSVAAKLEPTVVTPDGWYERKVYKDRDAFMESRTRCENYGISLDLISMTSTSAASDDAIPFGLTERQYEALTLALSRGYYESPRQTSTEELATELGISQPSLSRLLRRGERQLLSSALQTQEHLNTVSN, via the coding sequence ATGACAATTACGACTGAGTTTTCCCTCAGTTCACCGTCTCTCCCGCTGGTCAGTATCACTGAGAGACTCCCACCGGACCAAATTGAGTGCGTCCACGGACTCTGTTTCGAGCAGGACGCCCGGATGTTTATCGTCAAAATTGATTCCGAGATTAACGTCTCAGAAGCCGACTTGGAAGCGCTGGACGAAGTCCAAGAGGCGACAACGATCGGCTACGCGGGCGAGCAAACCGTCCACAACCTTACGATAGACCTCGCCGACGCGATCTCGGAAGTATTCAGTGGGGGCAGTTCCGTAGCGGCCAAACTCGAGCCGACCGTCGTCACACCGGACGGATGGTACGAGAGGAAAGTGTACAAGGACCGTGATGCGTTCATGGAGTCCCGGACCCGCTGTGAGAACTACGGGATTTCGCTCGACCTTATTTCGATGACCTCCACTTCCGCTGCATCGGACGATGCTATCCCGTTTGGGTTGACTGAACGGCAATACGAGGCGCTGACACTCGCTCTCTCTCGTGGCTACTACGAGAGCCCACGCCAGACCTCGACTGAGGAGCTCGCTACGGAACTCGGCATCTCACAACCCTCGCTCTCGAGACTCCTCAGGCGGGGTGAGCGTCAGCTACTCTCTTCGGCACTCCAAACACAGGAGCACTTAAACACGGTTTCCAATTAG
- a CDS encoding flavodoxin gives MAGGGFLTGCIHQSGSETEAQTTPSQTADENSVLIVFFSRTENTQAVAEIIQQEVGGELFEVLPADPYPVDYDTLVSQVDQENEEGYTPPLQCNVEDIEAYDTVFFGAPTWDMQLPPPMKTFLNEHDLGGKTVVPFNTNGGYGVGSSFQTIEDRCPDADVREGFSTRGGLERDGVYLAIQDDRREEVRTEVTDWLQRIQM, from the coding sequence GTGGCAGGCGGTGGCTTCCTTACGGGATGCATACACCAGAGCGGGTCCGAGACGGAAGCGCAGACTACCCCCTCCCAAACTGCGGATGAGAACAGCGTCCTGATCGTGTTTTTCTCTCGTACGGAAAACACTCAGGCTGTCGCTGAAATCATTCAGCAAGAAGTGGGTGGAGAGCTGTTCGAAGTGTTGCCGGCAGACCCGTACCCCGTCGATTACGACACGCTCGTCTCACAGGTAGACCAAGAAAACGAAGAGGGGTATACACCGCCTCTCCAATGCAACGTGGAGGATATCGAGGCGTATGACACCGTGTTTTTCGGTGCCCCGACGTGGGATATGCAGTTGCCACCGCCGATGAAGACCTTTCTGAATGAACACGATTTAGGCGGGAAAACTGTGGTCCCCTTCAATACGAATGGTGGGTATGGCGTCGGGAGTAGCTTTCAAACGATCGAAGATCGCTGTCCCGATGCCGACGTACGGGAGGGCTTCTCTACTCGGGGTGGGTTGGAGAGAGATGGTGTGTACTTGGCAATCCAAGACGATCGGAGAGAGGAAGTCAGGACGGAAGTGACGGACTGGTTACAGAGGATTCAGATGTAA
- a CDS encoding DUF6166 domain-containing protein, translating to MSGISDPRSLVQSRTSADPDVIYVGYRRRGRAIVEKQSDQEKLTPERSLELANHSPSGFEWGYGGSGPAQLALALLLDYTDNEEVALGEYKAFKTEVVSQLECTGPDGCWRLTGHEIDATLREIVDDPVAPSVN from the coding sequence ATGAGTGGAATCAGCGACCCACGTTCGCTCGTACAGTCACGGACCTCGGCTGATCCCGACGTCATCTACGTCGGTTACCGTCGTCGAGGCCGCGCCATCGTCGAGAAGCAATCGGATCAAGAAAAGCTCACCCCAGAGCGGAGTCTCGAGCTGGCGAATCACAGTCCTTCGGGCTTTGAATGGGGATATGGCGGCAGCGGGCCGGCCCAACTCGCACTCGCCCTTCTGCTCGATTACACTGACAATGAGGAGGTGGCACTGGGGGAGTACAAGGCGTTCAAGACCGAAGTGGTGAGCCAGCTAGAGTGTACAGGACCTGACGGCTGCTGGCGACTCACCGGACACGAGATAGATGCAACCCTTCGTGAGATAGTCGACGATCCAGTCGCACCGTCCGTCAACTAA
- a CDS encoding aldo/keto reductase encodes MKTVELNNGVEMPILGFGTYQIEDLDECERSVSEALETGYRLIDTAASYENEEAVGRAIEKSDVPRDEVFVTSKLWVQDTGYEATLDAFERSLDRLGLDYLDLFLIHQPYGDVHCSWQAMEDLYEDGKIRAIGVSNFHPDRVMDLMVHNDVVPAVNQIETHPFYQRTEDAAFLEEHGIQHESWGPFAEGQNNIFEHDVLTTIGDRHGKSAAQVTLRWLIQRDIVAIPKSVHADRIAENFEVFDFELTKEEMETIAELNEGESQFFDHRDPEMVKWLGEAERDT; translated from the coding sequence ATGAAGACAGTTGAACTCAACAACGGTGTAGAGATGCCGATTCTCGGATTCGGCACGTATCAAATCGAGGACCTCGACGAGTGCGAACGAAGTGTTTCGGAAGCCCTCGAAACAGGGTATCGACTCATCGATACTGCGGCGTCGTATGAGAACGAGGAGGCGGTCGGGCGGGCAATCGAGAAGAGCGACGTGCCGCGAGACGAGGTGTTCGTTACGTCAAAACTCTGGGTGCAGGACACCGGCTACGAGGCTACGTTGGACGCGTTCGAGCGATCGTTGGACCGACTGGGCCTCGACTACCTCGACCTGTTTCTGATTCATCAGCCCTACGGCGACGTCCACTGTTCGTGGCAGGCTATGGAAGACCTCTACGAGGACGGCAAGATCAGGGCCATTGGAGTCAGCAACTTCCACCCCGACCGGGTGATGGACCTCATGGTCCACAACGATGTCGTCCCAGCCGTCAATCAGATCGAGACGCATCCCTTCTACCAGCGAACCGAGGATGCAGCATTCCTCGAGGAACACGGCATCCAACACGAGTCGTGGGGGCCGTTCGCCGAAGGCCAGAACAACATCTTCGAGCACGACGTGCTGACCACGATTGGGGACCGCCACGGTAAATCCGCTGCACAGGTGACACTGCGATGGCTCATTCAGCGCGACATCGTCGCTATTCCGAAGTCGGTCCACGCCGACCGGATCGCCGAGAACTTCGAGGTCTTCGACTTCGAACTCACCAAGGAGGAAATGGAGACGATCGCCGAACTAAACGAGGGCGAAAGCCAGTTCTTCGACCACCGAGACCCGGAGATGGTGAAGTGGTTGGGGGAGGCTGAACGGGACACGTGA
- a CDS encoding restriction endonuclease: MAVLDDLSGFEFEDVMEDVFRNLGYENVRQADRTADEGRDVIMEEVVDGTRRAIIVECKHTGTVGRPVVQKLHSAIATFDFDGPKRGMVVTTGRFTNPAQEYANRLQQNDDPHPIELLDGEDLREIADEIGLDLYNGRIEILCDETLRPYDPAADVDAPVTEAFRDIENIEAADLPEPHSSVTFRPVVAVTADTNAVFETSVGVIHRINDRTRFVAHAERGQPQVVDEDVATLVTENLHATVELDTEQFGEVFDDVEERRFGQTQTEYKEWAVERLQQHHTTTVTYTGDNNVTYNKTCEPNRSDISVQSIEPVYLPEVRHTTDLQEYTYPYEYYAAGPSRVTDEDGIHRCVHCDTSGRDEMYTYCPSCGAIACSSHIKTERLEGEPVCTGCARTERFALKTKYFYDEENLEAFREEYAAMPLHEKAMENKWLAGGSVVATLLVVVGLLVIGGII, encoded by the coding sequence ATGGCTGTACTGGACGATCTCTCGGGGTTCGAGTTCGAGGACGTGATGGAGGACGTGTTCCGGAACCTCGGCTACGAGAACGTCCGCCAGGCCGACCGCACGGCTGACGAGGGTCGCGACGTCATCATGGAGGAGGTCGTCGACGGCACGCGGCGTGCGATCATCGTCGAGTGCAAGCACACGGGGACGGTCGGGCGGCCGGTCGTCCAGAAGCTCCACTCGGCGATCGCGACGTTCGACTTCGACGGCCCCAAACGCGGAATGGTCGTCACCACCGGCCGGTTCACGAATCCCGCCCAGGAGTACGCAAACCGACTCCAGCAGAACGACGATCCACATCCAATCGAGCTGCTCGATGGCGAGGACCTCCGGGAGATCGCCGACGAGATCGGCCTCGACCTCTACAACGGTCGCATCGAGATTCTCTGCGACGAGACGCTCCGCCCGTACGACCCTGCCGCCGACGTCGACGCGCCGGTCACGGAGGCGTTCCGCGACATCGAGAACATCGAAGCCGCCGACCTCCCAGAACCGCACTCATCGGTGACGTTCCGCCCGGTGGTCGCGGTCACCGCGGACACGAACGCCGTCTTCGAGACGTCGGTGGGCGTCATCCACCGGATCAACGACCGGACCCGATTCGTCGCCCACGCCGAACGCGGGCAGCCGCAGGTCGTCGACGAGGATGTCGCCACGCTGGTCACCGAGAACCTCCACGCGACGGTCGAACTCGACACCGAGCAGTTCGGAGAGGTGTTCGACGACGTCGAAGAGCGCCGTTTCGGGCAGACTCAAACGGAGTACAAGGAATGGGCCGTCGAGCGGCTCCAGCAGCACCACACAACGACGGTGACCTACACGGGCGACAACAACGTCACGTACAACAAGACCTGTGAGCCGAACCGCTCGGACATCTCTGTCCAGTCGATCGAACCAGTGTACCTCCCTGAGGTTCGGCACACGACTGACCTCCAGGAGTACACCTACCCCTACGAGTACTACGCGGCAGGTCCGTCACGAGTGACAGACGAGGATGGCATCCACCGCTGCGTCCATTGTGACACGAGCGGCCGCGACGAGATGTACACCTACTGTCCGAGCTGCGGGGCCATCGCCTGCTCCAGTCACATCAAAACGGAGCGGCTGGAAGGCGAGCCGGTCTGTACGGGCTGTGCGAGGACGGAACGGTTCGCGCTGAAGACGAAGTACTTCTACGACGAGGAAAACC
- a CDS encoding DUF7389 domain-containing protein has product MSEHTQQPRADSESQQNRERQVPTEYVERSDVGVSLTVKLTRGTGTRDQDKITAKVKGKTLEDAREDMETLREYIHDLAEDTRQIQPADPHE; this is encoded by the coding sequence ATGTCAGAACACACTCAGCAGCCTCGTGCGGACTCAGAATCGCAACAGAACCGTGAGCGTCAGGTGCCAACCGAGTACGTCGAGCGAAGCGATGTCGGCGTCTCACTCACCGTCAAACTCACTCGCGGTACTGGCACCCGCGATCAAGACAAGATCACGGCCAAAGTGAAGGGTAAGACGCTCGAAGACGCCCGCGAGGATATGGAAACCCTCCGCGAGTATATCCACGACCTCGCTGAGGACACTCGCCAGATCCAGCCAGCCGACCCACACGAATAG